In a genomic window of Lycium ferocissimum isolate CSIRO_LF1 chromosome 9, AGI_CSIRO_Lferr_CH_V1, whole genome shotgun sequence:
- the LOC132029525 gene encoding probable polygalacturonase At3g15720 — protein sequence MICITPLLLERSLAVSFDVTSYGAAGDGVHDDTQAFKQAWRAVCSDENKNPSILVPSGRSFLIRPITFEGPCKSTNIQIQLSGSIEAPEDPEAWTGCENVSWIYFTGVFGLFINGSGTINGHGQRWWNTPSGTRVNGTCTKPTAVHFNYCNGLRLSGIRLVNSSRNHIIVTYSKGVTFSNIHISAPNYSRNTDGIDIFFSSQLQIQDSIIQTGDDCIAVNTGCSDINITGISCGPGHGISIGSLGPNNTFANVENVYVTHCYLEGTQNGVRIKSWQGGSGYARSIHFENINLKNVGNPIIIDQNYCNGGQSCQPQVSAVKVSNVTYKKIHGTTSSKVAINLNCSSTAACTNIEMENLNITPVVPGEKIFATCNNAQGKASSSSAPVSCLSQG from the exons ATGATTTGTATTACTCCACTTCTTCTGGAAAGAAGTCTTGCTGTTAGTTTTGATGTAACGAGTTATGGCGCTGCTGGAGATGGAGTGCACGATGACACTCAA GCATTCAAACAAGCTTGGAGAGCTGTGTGTAGTGATGAAAATAAAAATCCATCAATACTTGTACCAAGTGGAAGGTCATTTCTAATACGGCCCATTACATTCGAAGGGCCTTGCAAGTCCACCAATATTCAGATACAA TTATCAGGATCCATTGAAGCGCCGGAGGATCCAGAGGCGTGGACAGGTTGTGAAAATGTTAGTTGGATTTATTTTACAGGAGTTTTTGGTCTCTTCATCAATGGTTCTGGTACTATCAATGGCCATGGCCAGCGCTGGTGGAACACTCCTAGCGGTACCAGG GTGAACGGGACTTGCACTAAGCCAACG GCTGTCCATTTTAATTATTGTAATGGGCTTCGATTGAGTGGAATACGGCTAGTGAATAGTTCGAGAAACCATATAATCGTTACTTACAGCAAGGGAGTAACCTTCTCAAATATTCATATAAGTGCACCAAACTATAGTCGCAATACCGATGGTATCGATATCTTTTTCTCTAGCCAGCTTCAAATTCAAGACTCCATTATTCAAACAG GTGATGACTGCATTGCCGTCAATACCGGGTGCTCTGATATCAATATTACTGGTATTTCATGTGGACCAGGCCATGGTATAAG TATCGGAAGTTTAGGTCCAAATAACACATTTGCTAATGTGGAAAACGTCTATGTAACGCATTGTTACCTAGAGGGAACCCAAAACGGTGTTAGAATTAAGTCATGGCAG GGTGGTTCTGGATATGCTAGGTCTATACATTTTGAGAATATTAACCTCAAAAATGTAGGAAACCCAATCATTATTGATCAGAATTATTGCAATGGTGGTCAGTCATGTCAACctcag GTAAGTGCAGTCAAAGTGAGTAATGTAACATACAAGAAAATACATGGAACTACAAGCAGCAAGGTAGCAATAAATTTGAATTGTAGCAGTACCGCAGCTTGCACCAACATTGAGATGGAGAATCTCAACATAACTCCAGTTGTGCCTGGAGAAAAGATTTTTGCTACTTGTAATAATGCCCAAGGAAAAGCCTCTTCAAGCTCAGCTCCTGTATCTTGCTTGTCACAAGGATAA